From Paenibacillus polymyxa, the proteins below share one genomic window:
- a CDS encoding Mini-ribonuclease 3, with translation MSNKPLNSEAVEGAGNWFPYPASKPARLMPPIALAYIGDAVYEVAVRQYLLAQPNLRPNHLHRRATKLVSAKAQSRMLGLLETVLTDEERDIVRQGRNAKSGSLPKNADVLEYRHATALEGLIGYLYCDGHLDRLRELITYGIAQMENAEKS, from the coding sequence ATGAGTAATAAGCCACTGAACTCAGAAGCTGTGGAAGGCGCAGGAAACTGGTTTCCGTATCCTGCGTCCAAGCCGGCTCGCTTGATGCCCCCCATTGCGTTAGCTTACATTGGTGATGCAGTGTATGAGGTGGCTGTCCGGCAATATCTGTTGGCACAGCCCAACCTGCGTCCCAATCATTTACATCGACGAGCTACAAAACTTGTCTCCGCCAAGGCACAGAGCCGTATGTTGGGATTGCTAGAAACGGTGCTGACGGATGAAGAACGTGATATTGTCCGACAAGGAAGAAATGCCAAATCAGGGAGCCTGCCCAAAAATGCTGATGTGCTTGAGTATCGGCATGCCACGGCGCTGGAAGGCTTGATTGGTTATCTTTATTGTGATGGACATTTGGACAGATTGAGAGAGTTGATTACGTACGGAATTGCACAAATGGAAAATGCAGAAAAATCATAA
- the cysS gene encoding cysteine--tRNA ligase, with protein MSLQIYNTMTRSREPFVPLEPGKVKMYVCGPTVYDYIHIGNARPVIVFDVVRSYLEYLGYDVNYVVNFTDVDDKLIRKARELNMEVPAVAEKFIAAYHEDLTGLNVPAASINPRVTESMDLIIDFIKDLVDKGYAYENDGDVFYRTKMFKDYGQLSGQNLEELQFGIRINVDERKENAEDFVLWKAAKPGEIYWSSPWGDGRPGWHIECSAMARHYLGDTLDIHGGGQDLQFPHHECECAQSEVVTGKPLSRYWMHNGYIRIDNEKMSKSLGNGILVKDLRARHKPEALRYFMLSTHYRNPLNYNQETMSQAENSVERIANAVANVKHRLAIALKGNGEVSAELQMKLDGILQQFGEKMDDDFNTPDAITAVFEWVSEANLLLQRDVVNQAELQAVLHTFHSMNTVLRIYSEPSEELLDDEIEQLIAERVEARKTKNWDRADEIRDLLATKGIVLEDTAQGMRWRRK; from the coding sequence ATGTCGCTTCAAATTTATAATACAATGACGAGGAGCCGGGAGCCTTTTGTGCCACTGGAGCCTGGAAAGGTTAAAATGTATGTATGTGGTCCTACAGTGTATGATTACATTCATATTGGTAATGCACGACCTGTAATTGTGTTCGACGTGGTACGCAGCTACTTGGAGTATTTGGGCTATGATGTAAACTATGTGGTGAATTTTACGGACGTTGATGATAAGTTGATCCGCAAAGCTCGGGAACTTAATATGGAGGTTCCGGCAGTTGCCGAGAAGTTTATTGCTGCCTATCATGAGGATCTGACAGGATTGAATGTTCCTGCTGCCAGCATAAATCCTCGTGTAACCGAAAGCATGGATCTGATTATTGATTTTATCAAGGACCTGGTAGACAAAGGTTATGCCTACGAGAATGATGGTGATGTCTTCTACCGGACCAAAATGTTCAAAGACTACGGACAGCTGTCAGGCCAAAATTTGGAGGAACTCCAGTTTGGGATTCGCATCAATGTGGATGAACGCAAGGAGAATGCCGAGGATTTTGTACTCTGGAAAGCAGCGAAACCGGGAGAAATTTACTGGTCAAGTCCTTGGGGGGATGGACGCCCAGGCTGGCATATTGAATGCTCTGCTATGGCTCGTCACTATTTGGGGGATACACTGGATATTCACGGAGGCGGACAGGATCTGCAATTTCCGCATCATGAATGTGAATGCGCACAATCCGAAGTGGTGACGGGTAAGCCATTATCACGCTACTGGATGCATAACGGATATATTCGCATAGATAATGAAAAAATGTCGAAATCACTCGGTAACGGTATTCTGGTTAAAGATCTGCGTGCTCGTCACAAGCCTGAGGCTTTACGTTATTTTATGCTGTCGACACATTACCGCAATCCTTTAAACTACAACCAAGAGACGATGAGTCAGGCGGAGAATAGTGTCGAACGGATAGCTAATGCAGTTGCCAACGTAAAGCATCGTTTAGCCATTGCTTTAAAAGGTAACGGAGAAGTATCTGCTGAGCTGCAAATGAAGCTTGACGGGATATTACAGCAATTTGGCGAAAAAATGGATGATGATTTCAATACGCCTGATGCGATTACTGCGGTGTTCGAATGGGTCAGCGAAGCCAATCTTTTGTTGCAGCGTGATGTTGTCAATCAGGCGGAATTGCAAGCGGTGCTGCATACCTTCCATTCGATGAATACGGTGCTTCGCATTTATTCGGAACCGAGTGAAGAACTGCTGGATGACGAAATTGAGCAGTTAATTGCAGAACGTGTCGAAGCTCGTAAAACTAAAAACTGGGATAGAGCTGACGAAATTCGTGATCTGTTAGCTACTAAAGGCATTGTGCTTGAAGATACGGCGCAGGGTATGCGGTGGCGGCGGAAATGA